One part of the Mesorhizobium sp. M4B.F.Ca.ET.058.02.1.1 genome encodes these proteins:
- a CDS encoding UPF0280 family protein translates to MTGPQAHWLADGRRLHLNHGPIDLVVETFGEEGECRAAYSQAVARFQTILAELVEELPELRRPAALRPRAFAGPTARRMEAAVAPLAQMFITPMAAVAGSVADEMLGALLAGRRLDRAYVNNGGDSALHLGSGQSMTLAIAGTGHGLADRIAIHAEDGVRGVATSGWRGRSFSLGIADAVTVLARTGAEADAAATLIANAVDLPGHRAIERVHARDIVPDSDLGDRLVTQGVGTLSPGEVARALDNGLAVAEDFRRRGLISASALFLAGETRISGSVALAAPNKHKAKETAHA, encoded by the coding sequence ATGACCGGCCCGCAGGCGCATTGGCTCGCCGACGGCAGGCGGCTTCACCTCAACCATGGGCCGATCGACCTTGTCGTCGAGACCTTTGGCGAGGAGGGCGAATGCCGCGCTGCTTACAGTCAGGCCGTCGCGCGGTTCCAGACCATCCTGGCGGAACTGGTTGAGGAGCTTCCGGAGCTGCGCCGCCCGGCCGCCTTGCGCCCTCGCGCCTTTGCCGGGCCGACCGCGCGCCGCATGGAGGCGGCGGTGGCGCCGCTGGCGCAAATGTTCATCACGCCGATGGCGGCCGTCGCCGGCTCGGTAGCCGACGAAATGCTTGGTGCACTGCTTGCCGGGCGAAGGCTCGATCGCGCCTATGTCAACAATGGCGGCGACAGCGCCCTCCATCTCGGCTCGGGGCAGTCGATGACCCTGGCCATAGCCGGCACCGGGCATGGCCTTGCCGACCGCATCGCCATTCATGCCGAAGATGGCGTACGCGGTGTCGCGACCAGCGGCTGGCGCGGCCGCTCGTTTTCGCTGGGAATTGCCGACGCTGTCACCGTACTGGCGCGCACCGGCGCCGAAGCCGATGCCGCGGCGACCCTCATCGCCAATGCCGTCGACCTGCCCGGTCACCGTGCGATCGAGCGCGTGCATGCTCGCGATATTGTGCCTGACAGCGATCTCGGCGACCGGCTGGTGACGCAGGGCGTCGGGACGCTTTCGCCGGGCGAAGTGGCGCGGGCGCTGGACAACGGGCTTGCCGTCGCAGAAGATTTTCGCCGGCGCGGCCTGATATCGGCCTCGGCGCTGTTCCTTGCCGGCGA